In the genome of Bombina bombina isolate aBomBom1 unplaced genomic scaffold, aBomBom1.pri scaffold_1610, whole genome shotgun sequence, one region contains:
- the LOC128644533 gene encoding protein THEM6-like yields the protein MWVLVLVLATALFALLDVWYFLRAFMAVLRARLQTVVKDLLKEHTYSSLVLPHDLDFLCHMNNSRYLREADFARLSFFTRSGLFGAIHSLGAGMVMAACTARYRRSLRLFETFDIRTRLLCWDDKAFYVEQRFVAPSDGFVCAVLLSRQHIIGNSPDKVVQSMCKRKHSKLIRKLLSTLLKILSTIKVAKSTQQAISLQQLESFASPNSTHSHWGVFGLDLFPPGIISFLHNNLNSLQHILCEIAT from the exons ATGTGGGTACTGGTGCTGGTGTTGGCTACTGCCCTTTTTGCCCTGTTGGATGTCTGGTACTTTCTACGAGCCTTTATGGCAGTTTTAAGAGCACGTCTCCAGACTGTTGTGAAGGACCTACTGAAGGAACACACATACTCTAGCCTCGTCTTACCACATGATCTAGACTTTCTTTGTCATATGAACAATTCACGCTATCTGCGTGAGGCTGACTTTGCACGTTTGTCTTTCTTCACACGTAGCGGGCTCTTTGGGGCCATCCACTCTTTGGGAGCTGGAATGGTGATGGCTGCATGCACTGCTCGCTATCGACGATCTCTCCGACTCTTTGAAACTTTCGATATACGCACACGTCTGCTATGCTGGGATGACAAGGCATTCTACGTAGAACAGCGTTTTGTGGCTCCAAGTGATGGCTTTGTCTGTGCCGTGCTGCTTAGTCGTCAACACATTATAGGAAACTCCCCCGACAAAGTGGTACAGTCCATGTGCAAAAGGAAG CATAGCAAGCTCATTCGCAAGCTGCTTTCAACTCTCTTAAAGATACTTTCTACAATCAAGGTTGCCAAATCTACTCAGCAAGCAATTTCCCTCCAGCAACTTGAATCTTTTGCTTCACCTAATTCCACTCATTCTCACTGGG GAGTCTTTGGCCTTGATCTATTTCCACCTGGCATTATCTCCTTCCTTCACAATAACCTTAACTCTCTACAGCACATACTGTGTGAGATTGCCACGTAA